The Ignavibacteriota bacterium region AGGTCACGCCGATTTGCCACGCATCCCCGTTGGGCCCGACGCCCGGCCCGAGAATGCGCCCGAGACTCGTGAAATTATCGTCACGCGAGCGGCCATGACTGAACACGTAGGGCTCGACGCGGGTGTACTCCACCATCAGGTCGGTGTTGGGCAGAGTGAAGGGATCGGCCCAGTGAACACCCACCTGCCAGGCATACCGGTCCGTCCAGAGATCCGAGAACATATCCGGCACGTTGATGTCATCATACAGGATCGTCCCGGTGAACTGAACATTCGGGATGAATCGGGTCTTGAGGTCGAAGACCCACATGACGTTGTCGCGCTCTCCCCGTGAGCGTTGGGTGGATTCGATCAACGACAAGGGGGTGAGGTAGGCCAGATCAACGGACCGGTTGCTGTACACGACCATTTCCTGGAAACCGATATCGATGATCCCGGGGAACGAAAGGCCGAAGCGGTGGGCGGCAAAGTACTTGTCCGAGATCACCGGCTCGCTGTGACTTGTCGAGGAGTCGTTGCCGATCATGAAGAAGACACGGGATTCTGTACCGAGGATCCAGGCATGGATGAAGGAGTACCTGAACACGCCGTACGTCAGATCGGCCCGGAGGTAGTCGAACGCGCGGGGATGGTCCGAGAGGACCATCTTCTCTCCGAACACACTGTTCCCCCAGAGCACGCGGTCGCGCCCGATCTGCGCCGACAGGAAACCCGCATCATACCGGACGGAACCTTCCGCGAGATCAAAATTCTGTATGTTCCCCACACCGAGTGCGTGGCTCTGCGCGATCCGTTCATCCCGGAAGAGCAGGTCGCGACTCCCCCAGAACTGCGCATTGGTCATGCGGAAACTGTAGCCCAGATGGCCGAGGAGCGTGCCGCGGGCGCGGATGCCTGCCTCCAGGTATTGCGCCCCCGAACTCCCGAAGGCATCTCCCGAGATCCTTCGCGTGTCGAAGGACACCAGCGCATTGGCGAACAGCGTGACGGCACTGTCGGCATGGAGGACAGCCACGCGCTCGCGGCCGGGATGTATCCCTGACCCGACGGAATCCACCCTGTCGCCGGACGCACTGATGAGTGCATCGAACCGGGAGACGGATCCGGTGATATCGTAATGGTACTCGGAGAGAAGATCGTCGAGTCTGTCCCGCTCCACCGCGGAGAGGACGGCACGGGATGCATCGATGGTTGTCAGGTAGCGCGCAACGGCAGCCCGGGAGATCGGCAGGACGACATCGTCAAAACTCCTGAGGACGCCTTTCACCTCCATGGTCTTCAGGAACCACATCACCGGATCATGCGCCGGAACATTCTCGGCCTGGGAGAAGGCGGGGGCATGCATCGAGCCCAGAGCCCAAACCAGAAGCACCGCTATGCAGCATACCCTCTTCATAGTCACCATGAACTCTCCCTCGTGCAAATTAAGAATCAAGAATTCTTAGTTCTTCATTCTTAATTAGAAGTACAAGCCGTACCACACCGCGTTTCCCGGCCCGATCCTCACCGCAGGCATCGGGAGATGCAGGAAGTTCAATGCCTCCCCCAATGTTCTCAGGAACCATGTGCTGCGGGGAATGATGAAGCGGAAATCAAGTTCCGGGGCAAGATACCACGCCAGATACCTGTTGTCACTCACGTTGTCGCGCACGGCCATCCCCACGGCGATCCCGAGGAAATCTGGCCACCACCGATCCGCCGCGGGGAACCATGAATGCGGCGTTACCGTGATCCAGAAGGTCTGCCCCTCGTAGTCATCGATGATCGTCTTCGTCTGTCCCGCGATGGCTGACGGAGCTCCCGCATCCTTTGGATAGTAGCTGAAGCGGAGTTGCACATTCTTCAGCTCGGGGACGTAGTGTTGCAGCACAGGGTACCAGGCCCCGGCCAGATCCGCGGCGAAGTCCACCCGATCGAACCCCCAGAATTCGGAGTACCCGTCCTCGATCTCCACGTACGTCTGAAACACTGTGGCACCGGTCGCCCCCCAGACGAGAGAACTGCCTTCCGAGAGGTTGGCCCACTGCAAGGACTTGCTGAAGAGGAAGGTCATGACCGAGGCACCGTACAGGTGACCGATCTTGTCAACGTTGGAGGCGTACGTGAGGTCTTCGCGGAAATGAAAACTTGTCCGATGCTCCTTCCACCAGGCATTCTGCTGGTAGAGGTGGATCGCCGTGATGCCGGCGGCGGCAGTTCCCGCGACGATCGCCAGGCGCGTGCCGTTCACTCCGGTGCTATCGTCGTCCGGCTGCGGCACCGCGAGCGCATCCGGAAGGACGAGTGACAGCACGATGAGGACGACGGCGGTACGGATGGGCATTCCGATTCTGTGGATCAGTGATGCCCTCAAAGTAGCGGATTCATGTGAGAAGGTCAATCGTTCCTCCCCTTCTCCGCCATCTGTTCCGGGGCCAGGTTCCTGCCCGCTACACCCTCAGGAAGACCTTGTTCCTGTACAGAATGTACAGGAATCCCAGCTTCAAGGACAACAATGCTGCGGCGAACCAGAATGGTGCCCAGGGCGCACCGATGATCCGGAGAAGTCCCCCCAGGAAATACTGCACGGTCGTGTCATAGTTGATCATCCCCGCCTGCGTCAGGTAGAGTGTCAGAGGATTCACCCCGATCAGGACGAAGAGAAATGCCCACTTCTTCCAGCCGATGACATCCATGACCGCGTAGAAGACCGAAAGGAGTATCAGGCTCCACCCCCCCGTCACAAGCACGAACGAACTGGTCCAGATGTTCTTGATAACGGGGAACACCATCCCCCACAGATGGCCGAGCAGGAGGAGGGCAATGCCGGCCCCGGCCATCATCCCGGCCTTCCGCCATTGCCCCACATCCGTGCGCATCAGCAGATGCCCCGTGAGCGCACCGAGCAAGGCGGTGGACACGGCAGGGATCGTCGAGAGGATCCCCTCCGGATCATAGATCGTGAACCAGAGCTTTCCGGGAAGCAGGAGCCGGTCGACATATCCTACGATGCTCCCCTCCGGCGTGATCACCCCGGCCCCGATCCCGGGGACCGGGACGAGGGCGACGACCGCCCAATAGCCGAGGAGGATCGCACCGGCGATGACGGACTGGATCTTTGGCGAGGCATGGGTGACGATCAGCGCAGCGAAATAGTATCCAAGGCCGATCCGCGCAAGCACGCTCGCGTAGCGCGTGTTCGGCCAGTCGAAGTTGAAGAATCCGTTGTACATCATGCCCAGCGCGATCAGCAGAAGCGCGCGACGCGTGAAGCGCCAGAAGAGCGAGGCGGAGCCTTCGCCGCGAGACCGGCGGCGGGACACCGCGAACGGGATCGTGACACCGGAAATGAACAGGAACATCGGAAAGATCAGGTCGTAGAAGTGGAATCCTTCCCACGGCACGTGTTCCATCTGCTCCGTCGCCGCATGAAGAATGGACCATCCGGTGATGTCGCGGAGTGCGGACAGCAGCATGTCGCCGCCGGAGATCCAGAGCATATCGAATCCCCGCAATGCATCAAGTGAGTCGAGACGCCCGGTGGGCGCTACGTCGTGTGCCATGGGTCAATCCTGTGCAGGAGGAACGGAAGGCGTGCAGTCAGATGACAGAAGGATAGCGGGAAAAACGGAAATTGTCAAGCAGCTCCGGCGGAGCCGTGCCGGCGATGGGCGTGGGATCCCGGCATGACACCGGGATCCCGCTCCTCTCAATTCGTCATCGCTGTGGGCAGGTCGAGGCGGTAGTGTGTGCCGGCGTCTTCAATGCACGACAGCGTCGCACCGACGTCCTCCACGAGAGCGGTCACGAGCGTGAGCCCGATCCCCGACGCTGCTGGTTTCACACTGCTGCGGCCGCATCCATCATCATGGATGCACAGCGTCAACCCGCCGGCATCGCCACGGAGGAGCGTGACCGTGACGGTCCCCTTTGCGCTCCCTTTGAAGGCGTGCATGAATGCATTCGTGATGAGTTCATGGGCGATCATCCCGAGCGGCACGGCGAGATCGATGCCGAGGGCCAGACGCTCCCCCGTGACGCTCCAGGACACCGATTCCATGTTGAAGATCGAGCTGATCTCGCTCGCCAGATTCTCCAGGTAGCGCGTGAAATCGATGCTCCCGAGATCGTCGGATCGGTACAGTGCTTCGTGTACCATGGCCATGGAGCGGATCCGGCCCGTGGCCCGAACGAAGGGGGCCCGCACGGCGATGCTCGTGATGTTCATGGCCTGCATATTGAGGACGCTGGAGATGATCTGCAGATTGTTCTTGACCCTGTGGTGGATCTCCTTGAGCATAAGTTCCTTCTCGCGCACGAGGGAGGCCACGAGCTCCACCGCATCCCGGCGTTCATGGATGTCTCCGTTCGTCGCCTGCGCCAGAAGTGCCGCCAGGGATTCCTGGGAGGACGCAAGCTGGTGGGCAACATGCGCTTTCTCCTCGGTCAGGTTGTAGCGGTCCACAGATTCCTGAATGAGTATGCGCAACAGCGCGTCGTTCCAGGGCTTCGCAATATACGAAGCGATGCCCGCCACGTTGATCGCACGGGTGGTGTCGGCGTGGTCCACGAATCCGGTGACCATAACGCGGACCGTCGACGGATGGCGATGCGCGACGGCCTCGAGCACTTTGACGCCGTCCATTCCCGGCATCCGCTGATCGGACAACACGATGGCGAACGGGCCGTGTTCATCGAGCATGGAACCGATCTGCGTCGGATCCTGCAGCGTATGGATCTCGACCCCTTCTTTGCGGAGCAACAGGCCAAACACCGTGAGCAGCGCCTGTTCGTCATCCACGTACAGCACGCGTGTATTGCGTTTGTAAGGTTCCATGGTCAATCCCCGGCTCCCTCCGGATCACCCCTGGACCTTCACCCGCACCATCGCGGGGAGAGGGTCCTTCAGATGCCACTGCTTGAGAATGTTGATCGACATGACGGTCATGGACGTCCCTGCACGCATCAGCACTTGCTTCTCCGAGCTCAAGACATCTTCGAGAAGCACCATGCCGGGCTTCAAGTCCTCGATACCGAGGTCGGCGCTCGTTCCGTCCGGCGATGCGGATTCCGGCCGCTTGAGCATCCGGTTGATCAGATTCGTGTCGAACATCGCCGGCTGACGCAGCATCCAATCAAGGATCTCGCGGCCCCGGAACTTGTCGGTGGTCTTCTTGTCCAGTTCCACGAGGATGTGCAACATACGCGCTCCAAGCGGGAGCTTCTCGCCGGCCACGAGTTCGTCGGCGGGTTCCCCGCTCCCGTCGAAGTTCTTGCCATGCAGGCGCAGCATGCGCGCCACATTCTCGAACCCCGGGATCTCTTTGACCAATCCCGCGGCGATAAGATGGTGAGCACGCACGGCAGGGAAACGCTCGAGAGAATTGAATCCCTGCTTGTTCAGCGTCACCTGGATCCAGGGTGGCAATGCCGCCACCCCGAGGAACGCCAGATCGAGGGCGATCGTGATCTCCCGGCGCTCTCCCTCCGGGATCTCCGGCATCATCTCCAGGAAGGCGCGACCGAGTTGACGTACGCGCATAGCACGCGTGCCGGCGTCGGGATTCAGTGTCTGGATCATGTCACCAAGGAGCCGTACGGTACCCGCCACCGTACCGTCAAGGGCCTCCTTCAGCGATCCATTTGCCACCTTCAACGCCTCCAGCAGGTAGGCATTCTCCCCTGCCAGATTGTAGCGGTGTACCGACTCCCGCACCAGGGCCTTCAGGTGGTCATCGTTCCATGGTTTGGAGATATAGGAGGTGATGCCACCGACATTGATCGCGCGAAGCGTGTCGTTGTGGTCCGCAAAGCCGGTGATCATCACGCGGATCGACGCAGGATGGATCCGCGCGGCGGCCTCGAGCACTCCCACACCGTCAAGCCCGGGCATTCGTTGATCCGAAAAGACGACGGCAAACGGACCGTTGTCGGTGAGCACCTGTTCGATCTTTGTGGAATCCTGCAGCGTGACCACCTCCACAGGCTCTTTCCGGAGCATCGCGTTGAAGGCCGATAGGAGGGCACCCTCGTCATCGACATAGAGTATGCGGTTGTTACGTTGATATGCTTCCATAGTCATCCTTCGTCCTTGACCTTAGCGGGTCGCTCCAGTTCCATTCATGATCCGGTCCCTCCACGGATCGACGAGTTCATCTACAGCGGGATCGTGCGGAAAAGCGGCATTCCCGCGTTGCAGGATGTCCGCAAGCTGCAGGATCTGCGGCAAGACCTGACCGCCCGTCCTCTTGTGATGCAACGACACTCCCGCGATGATCGGCCGCGGGAAATTCCAATACTCCAGGAGAGCTGCTCCAATGGCGTCGTGACCGCTCCCAAAGAACGCGTACTCCGCATTCCCATCCATGCCTGCGGCGTCGGAGCGTGAGGCACGATACTCCTTGTAGCGCGCAGGATCGTAGCACAGCAGAGCGACCTGACCGAGGTCCTGGAGCAACGATGCAACATACACCTCCTCCCGGACATCGCACTCCTGCCAGTGCTCGGCGATGTGCTTCGCGATGGAAGACCGGCTCACGGCCGCGTTCCACACACGCTCGATCTCCGCAATGCATTCCTGCTGAGCAGCACATGCGAATCCTTCAAATGCCTCGATCGCTGCAACAAGGCCTGCCACATACTCCGTGCCGATGAAGAACACGGCATCATGCACACTCGATACTGGCTTCCTGCTCCCGTAGTAGACCGAATTCGCGACGCGGAGGAGCTTGGCGACGATCGGCGGGCTCTTCTCTATCACATGCGCGATATCCGAGACCGAGCTGCCATCGCGCGTCAGCACTTCATGGACCTTTGTATGAAAGCCCGGAGGGGCGGGAAGCGTGGCAACCGTCCGCAGGATCTCCGACAACCGATCCTTGCGCTGCGTGCTGAGCTGCTCCAGCACATGCTGCACGAGGTCCCGCAGTCCGGCGTCCTCCCAGGGCTTCAGGACATAATGCTGCGCAAGGGACCTGGAGAGGGCGTCCATCACGACGCCCTTGTCCTCCTACCCACTCAGCATGATCCGCACCGCCTGCGGATTGATCCCCGATGCGTGGTTCAGGAATTCCGCGCCGGTCATCACCGGCATACGGAGATCCGAGATGATCACATCGGCCGGGATACCGCGGATGAACTCGAGGGCATCGGGGGCGCGCTGGAACGTATGTATCGAATACCCGGCACGCCGGAACAGACTCCGGAGGCTCGCCAGGATCGCCTCTTCGTCGTCAACGAAGACCACGACGGGGGCAAGGTGGGTCACTTTCGCCGCTTCATTGCGGGGCACCGTGGTCTCAGTCATGCTGCCTCCCCCGTACCTGCGTCACGTACAAGCGGAAGGGCTATCGTCATTGTCGTGCCCGACCCTACCACGGAATCGACCGTCAGGTTCCCGCCGTGTTTCTGTATGATCGTGGCGGAGATCCAGAGCCCCAATCCCGTCCCCTTCCCTACCGGTTTCGTGGTGAAGAACGGATCAAAGATGCGTTTGAGATGTTCCTCGGGTATACCGCTCCCGGTATCGGCGACCTGCACTACCAGGTTCCCGGCATCCTCCTTCGTTCGTAACGTGATGGTCCCCTTGTCCTTCAGGGCCTGCGCGGCATTCACCAGAAGATTCACAAGCACCTGCTTGATCTCGCCGATATTGCAGCTGATCCGCGGCACCTCTCCGTATTCCTTGACGATCGTGGCCTTGTACTTCAGCTCATTCCAGGTAAGATTGATCGTGTCGTCGAGTGCGGCGTTCATGTCCGCCTCAGCATAACTCTCCGTCGCCATGTGCGAGAAGCCGCGCAAGCGATCCACAATGCTCCGGATGCGTTCCGTCCCCTCGCTCGTGTGCGTCATGAGCACCGGGAAATTCGTCGCCGCGAACTCGACATCCGCCTGTTCCTCGGTCTTCGCGATGAGCATCAAGAGCGGCTGGAACTGCGGGTCCTGCTGCAGTTGAGCCTTCACCCCATCCCACGCCTTGAGCACACTGAGGACATCGCTGAAGTACTCGCCGAACCGATTCAAGTTGCTCGATACGAACGCCAGGGGGTTGTTGATCTCATGTGCGATCCCTGCGGTGAGTTGACCGATAGAGGCCATCTTCTCGGACTGGATCAGCCCTTCCTGCATCTGCCGGACCTCGGCGATGGTCTTCTCCAGGACGGCGTTGCGTTCACTGAGTTGATGCTCCAGTTCCTGACGCTGTTCGTCCTGAAGCTTTCTCTCCGTCATGTCGCGCACAAGAACGAGGAGTCGCGCCCCCGCGTCGTCCACAATGAGCGTCATCGAGGCATCCTTGAACCGCCAGAAGCCCTCTCCGGTGCGGAGCCGGAACTCGATCGATTGATGTCCATGCCCTTCGACAACCCTCGCGATCGCGTCACGAACACGTGAGACGTCGCCCGGGTGGATCAGGGAGAGATAGTCCTGACCCTCGACGGTATGAGGAGGAAGACCATCCTGAAGATGGGAAGGGCTCGCATATTCACACACCCCGGACGGGTCGATGATCGCGAGAAGGTCCGCGATGTTCTCGGAGACGAGCCGGAAGCGCTCCTCGCTTTGCCGCAACGCTTCCTTCGCCGCCTCCCGCTTTGAGATATCGCGGATCGCCGCCACGATGTAATCTCTGTCGAGATGGACGAGGTTGACACTGACCTCGGAGGGGAACGCGGATCCGTCCCGGCGCCGTTGGTGCCGGTGCACCATCGCTCCACCCTTCGATTGGAGGTCCGCAAGGAGCTGTGCGTAACGGTTGGCGTCCACGCTGTCATCAATGTCCGCCATCGTCCGCTGCAGGAATTCCTCCCGGCTGTACCCCAACGTCCGGAGCGCGGTTTCATTCGCATCGAGAAACGCCCGGATGCCGGATCGACGACCACGATCGAATCGTTCGAGTTGTCGATGAGCGCACGGAAGAGGCGCATCGACTCCTCCGCGCTGTGACGGTCCGTGATGTCCCGGCCGATCCCTACCAGCCCCGCAATGTTCCCTGCGGCGTCCCGGAAGGGTACCTTCGTGGAGAGCACCCATCGCCGGACACCTGAGCGATCGAGGATGGACATCTCATGGTCGATGATCCCTTCGCCGGTGCGCAGGACCTGTTGGTCTAAACGGGTGAACTCTGCGGCGAGTTCCTCTTCATAGAATGCGAAGTCATCCTTACCCAGGACCTCTGCTTCGGACGCGCAATGCAGATACTCACGAACCTCGGCGAGATTGGAGAGAAGTTTGCGCCCCTGCAGATCCTTGGCGTAGACAATATCCGGAAGACTGTCCACGACCGTCCGGAGCAGTGCCATCTTCTTTACGGTCTCGGTCTCCCACGCCTTCCGGTCGGTCACATCGCGCAGCACGCCCGTGTAGGCAGCGATGAGTCCGCTCTCCGTGATCGAGCCGGACCTGTCTTCGAGGCAAATGATCGTTCCATCCTTCCGGCGGAACCATCGCTCGTCATCCGCAACGGTCGGGGCACCTGAAACGGACACGTCCCCGGCAAGACCGCCGGAACCGGACCCGTGGTCCGGGTAGCGTCATCGAACGCGGCGCGCCCGCCCATGACGTGGATGTCCTCGAGCGTATAGCGGGTCAATGCTTCAAAAGCGGGGTTGACATAGGTATACTCTCCTGTCGTGGCGTCGATGCAATACAGCGCATCCTGAAGGCCATTGACGATCCTGGAGATCACCTGCTCACCCGTGTGTACAGTCTCTTGTAGCGCCACGTGCTACTCCCACTTGGACTGCGAGGTCCGCTGCATCCCGGGGATGGGTCGGCCCTTCGGTTCTCGGACATATGCGCAAGGAAGGACACTACCCCGGTCCCTGCGATGCACCCGGATCACAAATCTCTCCCGTTCGGCCCCATCACACTTCCCCACATACTATATCGCAATTCCTGTGCCAGTGGAAATCGTTGCACTCACACTCTTCCCTTCAAGCGGTACTTGAGGTGACGCATGGATTTTCGGTCAAGGAAATGGTATTTTGAGGCATTCACAACCTGACATAGCCGGCAATGAGATCATTGAACGTTCATCCACGCATTTCGGGTCGGGCCCTTGCGGCCCTGATCGGAGCTTTCTGCATAACCTTTTCCTTTTGGTCGGCGAGAGCCCAGGAAGGCGTGCCCGCGTCACATTGGTTTCCCCCCGGAACGGGTTTCACCCCGCTCTTCGCCAACCATGAGGAACCACGGATGGGCATCGCACAGGAGATCGGGACCTCCCGCATGAAGGTGGCCATCGGGAATGCCGTCGATGCCTACGAGCATCGCTGGGGTACCGATACGTTGCGCGTCTCCGCACTCTTCTTTGCCTACGCACTCGCGAACGACCACCGGGGCTACCGGTTGAAGATCGATGCCGCGGACGGATTCTTCGGACTCGGTCTCAGCCTGCATGGCGCCTCGGCCTGGAGCTTCCGCTTCCGATTCCTTCATCTGAGCGCACATATGGTCGATGGACACTACAACGACGATCTGGGAATGTGGCGTGACGGGAATGACCCATTCCCCTTCTCACGTAACTACGCAGAGGTCATTGCGGCCTATCACCATCGGTGGGGGGAGTGGCTTCTGCGGCCTTACGCAGGCATCACCTACGCGCCGATCGTCAAACCGGTCGCGATACGCAAATGGACACTCCTGGGAGGGTGGGAAATTCACGCGCCGGGTTCACCGCACATCTACGGTGCGCATCATTTCACATTGATGGGCACCCCGGCGGTCATCGGGAGCAACACCATCGAGGCGGGAGTGAAGTTCGGAGCATGGAATGCGAAGGGTGTGCGGCTGTTCCTGTCGTATCAGAACGGCTGGGACAATTTCGGTGAATACTACAACATCCGTCGGGAGGCGATCGCAGCAGGATTTGCGTTCGACTTCAGCGACTGAACTGGCGACGGAAGGAACTGGAGAATGATGCGGTGTTATCTCAGATGCAGCAGGTACCCCAACGGCCCCTTCCCCTCCGTCAATTTCAATGCCGGTGCCGGGAAGTGATAATTGTTGAACACGCGCTCGACGACCAACACGTGATCGTTGTGCGTTGAGAACCCTTCCAGATTGAGATCGAGGCCGATCACGAATTCCCGGCGCGCATTCCCCCATCCGACGCCGTAGCCAACACCCACCTGCAGCCACTCCGGCCAGCTCTCGCCGACCGCACCCGGAAGGACGTTATGCATATTGGCGGTCAGCCAGACCGTCATCGCATCATAGTCGCTCGTGAAGTTCGCCGGGGTCGTGAAACCCTGTTTCGGCCAGAAGCTCACCTTGAAATTGAAATTGTACAGGTACGGATAGTGGGTCTGCAGCATTCCGTAGCCCACCCCCATGAGCCCGAACAGGAGATCCTGGGGGTCGAACCCGTAGGGGGTGAAGGCATCCCCGAGTTCGATCTCGAGGGCATGGAAGATCGCGATGCCGGCGGGCCACCAGTAGGATGCCTCCGGAGAATACCCGCCCCAGAGCATCACCTCACGCATCCCCTTGAACTCGAGATACGTCCCATACATATGCCCGACCTTGTCGAGTCCGCGGACCGTTCCACCGAACCAATGATCCGAGTAGAACGAGAAGGGGCGCTCGGCATCCTTCCACCAGGTGAAATAGGCATCGGCGATCATGCCTGCGCCGACGATCGCGACGATGCCGGTGGCGGCGCCCTGGCGGAGCGGGGTGATGTTCTCGCGGGAATAGCCGGCGTAGGGAGCAGTCTCCTGCGCAACCGCAGGAGAAGGAAGGAGGGACATGCAGGCAAGAAGGAACATCAACACAAGGGAAACCACCCCGTCCCTCGTCATGCCGCCATGCTTCCTTCCTCCCACGTCCCTCTTCGCTTGCTTCATCGTTGCATGGTCTTCTTGAAGTATTCCACCGTCGCTGTCAGCCCCACCTTCCGGTCCACGCGTGCTTCCCAATGGAGAAGCGTGCGTGCGCGTGTGGTATCGGGTTGCCGTATCTTGGGGTCGTCCTCCGGGAGGTCCTTGTGGATGATCCGGCTTGAGCTGTTGGTCAGCGCGATCACCTCGCGTGCAAGGTCAAGCATGGTGATCTCGGCCTGATTGCCGATATTCACCGGATCCGGGAGATCCGACAGGAGGAGCCGGTGGATCCCTTCAATGAGATCGTCCACGTAGCACACGCTGCGGGTCTGGAGGCCATTGCCGAACACCGTCACATCCTCGCCACGGAGAGCCTGCGAGATGAACGCCGGGATCGCGCGGCCGTCGTTGATGCGCATCCGCGGCCCATAGGTATTGAAGATGCGCACGATCCTGGTCTCGACACCGTGGTATCGGTGGTACGCCATCGTCATCGCTTCGGCGAAGCGTTTCGCTTCATCATAGACGCCGCGCAGGCCGACGGGGTTCACGTTGCCCCAGTACGATTCCGGCTGCGGGTGGATCAGCGGGTCGCCGTAGGTTTCCGATGTGGACGCCAGCAGGAACCGCGCATTCTTCGCCTTGGCAAGGCCCAGCGCCTTATGGGTCCCGAGCGAGCCGACCTTCAATGTCTGGATCGGCAGCTTGAGGTAGTCGATCGGGCTTGCCGGCGAAGCAAAGTGCAGAATGTAATCCACGGGGCCGTCGACGAAGATATACTCCGTGACGTCATGCTTCAGAAATCGGAAATGCTCATTGCCGAGGAGGTGCGCGATATTCCGGACATCTCCGGTGATGAGGTTATCGATCGCCGTCACCTTGCATCCTTCAGCAAGGAGC contains the following coding sequences:
- a CDS encoding SDR family oxidoreductase; translated protein: MKHAIVTGGAGFLGSHLCDRLLAEGCKVTAIDNLITGDVRNIAHLLGNEHFRFLKHDVTEYIFVDGPVDYILHFASPASPIDYLKLPIQTLKVGSLGTHKALGLAKAKNARFLLASTSETYGDPLIHPQPESYWGNVNPVGLRGVYDEAKRFAEAMTMAYHRYHGVETRIVRIFNTYGPRMRINDGRAIPAFISQALRGEDVTVFGNGLQTRSVCYVDDLIEGIHRLLLSDLPDPVNIGNQAEITMLDLAREVIALTNSSSRIIHKDLPEDDPKIRQPDTTRARTLLHWEARVDRKVGLTATVEYFKKTMQR